The Amycolatopsis methanolica 239 nucleotide sequence CAGGTGCGGTCCGACCCGTCCGACGGTCGACACCCGCCGCTCGATCGAGTCGTCCGACCGGGTCTGCGTGGACACCGGCGAGGTTTCCGTCATGCCATAGCAAATGGACACCTCGGCCATGCCCATCCGCTCGATGACCTGCTTCATCACCTCGACCGGGCAGGGCGAGCCCGCCATGATGCCGGTCCGCAGGCTGCTCAGGTCGTAGTCCTCGAAACCGGGCTCGGCAAGCTCCGCGATGAACATCGTGGGCACCCCGTACAGCGACGTGCACCGCTCCGCCTCCACAGCCTGCAGGGTGGCCTTCGGCTCGAACGACGGCGCCGGGATCACCATGCACGCCCCGTGGGTGGTGGCCGCGAGGTTGCCCATCACCATTCCGAAGCAGTGGTAGAACGGCACCGGGATGCACACCCGGTCCGCCTCCGTGTAGTGGCACAGCTCGCCGACGAAGAAGCCGTTGTTGAGGATGTTGTGGTGCGACAGGGTCGCGCCCTTCGGGAAGCCCGTCGTGCCCGAGGTGTACTGGATGTTGATCGGGTCGTCGGCGGACAGACCGGCCTCCGGCAACGCCTTGCCCCGCCCGGACTCCATCAACTCCGACCACTCGTCCGAGCCCAGCAGCACCACCTGCTCCAGCGCGGCGCACCGCGGGCGGACCTCCTCGATCATCGCCGCGTAGTCGGACGTCTTGAACGACCGCGCCGCCACCAGCATCTTCACCCCGGCCTGGTTCAGCACGAACTCCAGCTCGTGCGACCGGTAGGCGGGGTTGATGTTGACCAGCACCACGCCGATCTTCGCCGTCGCGTACTGCAGGAACGTCCACTCGGCACAGTTCGGCGACCAGATCCCCACCCGGTCGCCCTTGCCGATGCCGCGGCCGGCCAGCCCGGCGGCCAGCGCGTCGACCTCGGCGGCCAGCTCGCGGTAGGTCCACCGGCGG carries:
- a CDS encoding AMP-binding protein, translated to MPAVPSYASGISEVPLLGDTIGDNFDRTVAAFGDRDALVEFASGRRWTYRELAAEVDALAAGLAGRGIGKGDRVGIWSPNCAEWTFLQYATAKIGVVLVNINPAYRSHELEFVLNQAGVKMLVAARSFKTSDYAAMIEEVRPRCAALEQVVLLGSDEWSELMESGRGKALPEAGLSADDPINIQYTSGTTGFPKGATLSHHNILNNGFFVGELCHYTEADRVCIPVPFYHCFGMVMGNLAATTHGACMVIPAPSFEPKATLQAVEAERCTSLYGVPTMFIAELAEPGFEDYDLSSLRTGIMAGSPCPVEVMKQVIERMGMAEVSICYGMTETSPVSTQTRSDDSIERRVSTVGRVGPHLEVKIVDPETGLTVPRGEPGELCTRGYSVMLGYWDQPDKTAEVIDKARWMHTGDLGVMDDEGYIQITGRIKDMVIRGGENIYPREIEEFLYKHPDVLDAQVIGVPDQRYGEELMAWIRMREGAQPLTAESLREFCTGKLAHYKIPKYVHIVDEFPMTVTGKVRKVEMREKALKILDLE